The DNA region TCGGGGTCCGGGCCAGGTCGACATCGACCACCGCCGCCGATGCGGTGACCGACGCGGTCACCGCATCGGCCTCCGCGAATGGATCGAAGTGGGTGATCACCCAGTCCGGCCGCACCAAACCGACGGCCTCCCGCAGGCAGTACGCCCAGCGCGTCGAATCGGTTCGCCAGCAGGGATGAGACCCGGCAATCCGGGCCGCCACCTGATCGAGCACCGGCGCGAACACGTTGGCGCCCTGCATCATTGGCGTGCGACTCCGTCCTCACCGTCGGACCAGTCCCATGACCCCAGGTAGCCGAGGTGCGCCGGCGGCTGGTCGGCGCGCCACTTGGCGACGAATTCGTCATAGCGCAAACCCTTGTCGAGCCGGTCCTTGCGGGCCTGCGCACGCGCCTCTCGGGTGCGTTCCTCGTCGAGGTCGCCATTACCGTCCCGGACCATCCGGTAGACGTCGCGCGCCACCGTGTCGCTGATCAACCCGCGCCGCAGATCCTTCATCACGTCCGCGGGCTCGCGTTCCAGCGGATCGCCATAGCCGCCGCCGCCCCCGACGCGCTGAATCCAGATGTCGCCCTCGGCGATCGGGTCGGCGGCCTGCACCGGGTTGCTCACCTCGTAAGACCCCGGCAACGGTTGATCGGCCACGAAGCTGCGGGCGTCATAGTTCAGCCCGGGCGCCCCCTTCGCCATCCAATCGAGCACCGCGTCCACACCGCCTTCGGGTCGCACCCGCACCAACGGTATGCACGCGCCGGCGTAGCCGCCGAACATGCCGCCGGTCACCGGGAACTTTCCGCCCATGCTGGTGATGCCGAAGGCGAACATCTGACTGCCGTAGAGCATGTAGGCCCATTCCACCGACGATCCGCCCCGGTACTTACCGAAGCCGTGATTGTCGGGGGGGATCCGACGCCACATGCCCAGCACCGGAATCTCGTTCTCCCGCATCTCGATTTCGCCCCAGTCCGAGACCGGCGCGAACACCGGGCCGGCCGCGTGTTCGCCGTCCTCGTCGCAGCGGGCGCCACCGCCGGCCGCGTTCATCTCGGTCGAGACGTTCGCGGTGAGCTGCCCGTGCTGAGTCAGCCCGCCGTACTGCAGGGTCGGGATCATCGCGTACCAGGGCGCCATCGGCCGAACACTGCCCGGATTGGCGAACAACGCCTTGGTCACCGCCGAATGCACGGCGGCACTGAAGCAGAACATCGTCATCAGCGACAGACTGGTCGGCTGCTCGGGGTCCGCGGTGACGATGGACCCCGGCTCCAGTTCGAAATCGAGCGCGGAGACGAAACCGGCGGTGCGGGGCAGATCGGCGAACAGGAAGTTCATGAACAGGTTGCCGACCATGGCCCGGGTGAAATGTGCCTGGGCGTTGAGCGCGCGGTCGATCGACGGTGAGGAGCCTCTGGTGCGGACGGTGAGCTGATCACCGCGCTTCTCCAACTCGACGCTGATCTTGAACAGGCGCTCCTCCAGGAGCGTGGTATCCGCGAACTGGCTGCCCCGGTAGATGCCGTCGGGCCAGGCCGCGATTCGGCGCCGGACTTCGGCCTCGGTCGATTCCAACACCGTGCGCATGGTGGCGATCAGCAGCTCCGCCGACCGTTCCGCCATGAAGTCGTGCATGCGCTGTTCGACCATCCGGGCGGTCGCCAGCTTCGACCGGAAGTCGGTCAGCCACAACAGCGGGTCACGGACCTGGTTTTGGAACAGGTTGATCAGATCACGGCGGAACGTGTAGTTCTCGCCGACCTTCATCGGCGGGATCCGCACTCCTTCCCCGTACTTCGTGGTCGCGCGCAGCGCGAAGCCGCCGGGATCGACCGCTGCACCGTTTTCGCCCTCGTGCACGATTGCACCGATCCAGGCGATGTGCTCGCCCTGCCAGTACAGCGGGATCAACAGGGTGTGATCGGGGTTGTGGGTGCCGCCGTAATTGGCGTCGTTGTGATAGAACACGTCGCCCTCGGCGATACCCACGGTGGGCTCGTCGGCCCAGTACCGATTGATGAACTTCGGCACCGGCGACGTGGTGGCCGAGAACATGTTCACCCCACCCGAACTGGCCACCGCGAACTCACCCTCGCGGGTGTAGATCCCGACGATCAGGTCCCCGTACTTGGCCGCGGGTGAGGCGCAGATCTGCTCCAGCATCTCCATCGCGGACTCGAGGACCGCCTCGATCCGGCTCAACCCCACCGTGATATCGGTGGGATCGGTGACCGATCGCATCGCCTCGTCCTCGCGCAAGGTGCGCTCGCGCAGGCGGTGTTCGGCGGTGATATCGCTGTCGGGTCCGTACATCACCGGCTGGTTGCTGATCAGATCGGTGAGGAACTGCTGTGCTTCCGCGTCATCCAAAGTGGTCATCGCATGTTCTCCTGTCGCATCCGGAAGAAGCCGTAAGCGTCCATCTCGCCGGACCAGCCGGGTTCGACGAGGATTGTGGTGTCGGCGGATTCGATGACCGCCGGTCCGACAATGTGGTGGCCGGGTTGCACCGCGCCGTAGTCATATATGTCGGTGTCCGCCGGACCGTCTAGCCACACACACGTCCGCGATCCGGTCCAGGCCGCCGCCGCCCCCGTTGGGTTCCCGGTGGTGGTTCGTACCTCGGGGCGAGGGGCCTCGCGGGGGATCCACGACCGTAGCCGGATCGCGTCGATGGACACGCCCACCTCCCGGGTGAGCGCAAGATCACCGAACCGGTCGCCGTATTCGTCGAAATAGGCCCGGATCACGGCGGCGACATCCGCCTCGGTTCGCAGCCGTTTGACCGGACTGGCGATGGTGATGACGAAAAGCTGTCCGGTAGAACGCATGTCCAGTTCCACGGCCATTTCGACGTCGTCGGGACCGAAGCCCTGCCCGGCGAAGTCTTGGTTGGCCTTGGTTTCGAACTCCTCGATCACCGAATTGAACACGGTGTAGTCCGCCAGCACCTGTTTGATCAACGGGTTGAACAACACCTCCCAAACCGACTGCTCATAGATGTGCAGACGCTCGAGTCCGGCGGCGCCGGTGGCCGAGAACACCTCGCTGTGCGGCGGTACCACGACTTGGTCGGCGTTCAGCGAGCGCGCATAGCCACAGGCGTGTAGCGGTCCGCCACCACCGAACGAGAACACCGTGAACTCGCGCGGGTCATATCCCTTGACGGTGATTGATTTGAACAGTTCCGAACCCATGGTCTCGTCCACCACTCGGCGGATGCGCAGGGCTGCTTCGGCGACGGGGATGCCCAGGGGCTTGGCTATCCGTCGCTCGATGGCCCGCTCCGCGCGGCGCACATCCAACGGGAGCTCACCACCGTGGTACCGCTTGGGGTCCAGGTAGCCCAGGACAAGATCGGCATCGGTGACGGTCGGTTCGGTGCCGCCCTGCCCGTAACAGGCCGGGCCGGGATCTGAGCCCGCCGACTCGGGACCGACCATGATTCCGGCCACCGCGTCCAGCCGCGCAATCGAGCCTCCCCCGGCGCCGATCGCCGAGATGTCCATCATCGGCACCTGCACCCGCCACCGGTCGATGACCGGGTTGAAGTCGTAGAAGCGCACCGATCCGGCGACCACGGTGCCGACGTCGAAGGAGGTTCCGCCCATGTCGGTGGTCACCACCTTGTCGAAGCCGTGGGCCGCGGCGACGTGGCGCGAGCCGTAGAGCCCGGACACCGGGCCGGCATGCACGGTGTGGATGGGGGTGGTCGCCGCCAAGGTGCCCATCCCGCCGCTGTTGTGCACGAGTAGCAGTTCGCCGCGGTAGCCGCGCCGCCGCAGCTCGTCACGCAAGTGGGAAAGCCGGTCTGCGGTGAACCGATGCAGATAGGCGTTGATGGTCGCGGTCATGGTCCGCGCGTACTCCCCGGAGCGACGGGAAATCTCATGGGTGAGGATCACCGGGAAGCGACCGAGATATGTTGAGGGGTACTCGCTTTCGATGATCTCGCGCACGCGCCGTTCGTGGTCGGGGTTGGCGTGCGAGTTCAGCAGGGACACCACGAATCCGCGTACCCCCGCATCGACGAGGTCCTGTATCCGATCGGCGACCTCATCGTCACGCAGCGGGATCAGCACCCGGCCGTTGACATCCACCCGCTCCTTGAGGACCGCGATCTGTTCGGGCTCGACGAGCGGCTCGGGACGGCGCGCCCGCGGCAGGTCGCGGGTGACCTGCGCAGGCAGGCCGTCGGCCCATTGCCGGCACCGGCCGATCGGAACGGTGTGTTCGTGGCCCGCGGTGGTCAGCAAGCCCAGCCGGGGACCGTTGCGTTCGATCAGCGCGTTGGTGCCCAGGGTGGTCGCGTAACGAATGGTGTCGGTCTGCGCCAGCATGTCATCGACGCCGAAACCTGATGCGGTGGCAATGGACTCGATGGCCCGAAAGAAGCCGAGCGCGAGATCGTGATGCGTGGTGAGCGCCTTGGCGGTGCGTGGGCCGCCGGGCCAGTCTCCGGTGGCGACACAGTCGGTGAAGGTGCCACCGATGTCGACGTTGATCTCCATCTGTTCTCCTATCCCTGGTCGCCGGCGGCGGTGCGGTGCGCAGCAATCAGCGCGTCAACGTCGATGTCCATGTCGCGGGTCAGCGGATGCCCGGGGGGCAGATACTCGGTCTCCACCTGACTGGCGCAGCCCGGGCAGTAGTACTCGACAATGCGGCACCACTGCGGGTCCGGGGTGTAACCGCGGTCCCCGGGCAGACCTGCCGGGTAGATGTCGCGGGGATCCCGGTCGTAGAGCAGTAGACCGCGTTTGTAGTCCACGTCGGCGGGTCCAATGTCGCGGCTACAGCGCAGGCACACCCATCGTCGGGTGTCCGCAACGATGCCCAGATACTCGGTTATCGTGATGACGCTGCTCATGCTCGGTCCTTTCCGGAGCCGTTGCGACGCAACCGGAATGCGCCGTGCTCGTCGATGGCCAAGACCCAGCCGGGTGGTACGACACATGTCGAGGCCGCTCCGTCGATCAAGGCCGGTCCAACCACCTCGAATCCGGGTGGGACCTGCTTCCGATCGGCGATCGTGGTGGGCACGACGCCGTACCCGTCCCAGAACACCTCAGCGGAGCCGGTGACCGAGGCGCTGTCGGCAGCGTCAGCGGCCGTCGGTACAGCCGAATTCGCGCGCGGCAGCGAGTAGCGTCCCTCGACGCTGACATAGCTGAATCCGTCGCGCGTGTGCTGCGCGGTTTCGAGCTGGACCAGGTCGGCGTGGTAACCCTCGCCCCGCATATCGCGCAGGACCGCGTTGCGCAGTCGCGGCTGCGGATCGGGTTCACCGTCAGCCGGCACGGGCGCCTCATGGCGGTGCACGATGTCGACCGTGGACGCCCCGTACGCCGAGAACACCGGCGCGTACGGCATCACCAGCACATCACGCATTCCGGCCGCCTCGGCGATCGACACACAGTGAGTGGGCCCGTTGCCGCCGAAGGCCAACATCGTGGCGGCGGCGGGGTCGGTCCCCCACGCCGTGAGCTGCGCTGCCAGCTGTCGTCCGGTTTCGCGGTGCAGGGCGGCCCGGACCCGGGCGGCGGTCTCGACCACGCTGAGGCCCATCTCGTCGGCAATGCGTTGGTATGCGCGCCGCGCCGCATCCACATCCAGCGGCATCGACCCACCCAGAAAGGTTTCCGGCCGCAGGATGCCCAGTACCGCATCGGCGTCGGTGACGGTGGGTTCGGTTCCGCCCAGACCGAAACACGCCGGACCAGGATAGGCGCCCGCACTGCGGGGCCCGACACGCAACGTCGTGCCGTCGAGCCAGGCAATCGAACCGCCGCCGGCGCCGAATGGCTCCAACTGCGGTAGTGCCAGGGAGATTTCGACGCCGGCGACCAGACCGTGGTCGAGCATGCGCACGGTACCGTCCCCGACGACACCGACGTCGAGGCTGGTCCCGCCCATGTCGACGGTGACCAGGGAGTCGATGCCGTAGTCACGAGCGATCTCGCGGGCACCGAGCAGGCCTGCCATCGGACCCGAGTTGTACGTCTTGGCCGCGATCGTGCGCGCCACCCGGGCCGCCCCACCGTCGTTGTGCACAATCAGCAAGGGCCGCCGGTAGCCCAGTGACCGCAGGTGGTCCTCGGCGCGGTAGAGGAAGTCGGCCGCGGACGGATGCACGTAGGCGTTGAAAAGTGCGGTGGCGACCCGACGGCTCGCATCGGAATCCGGAACCACCTCACCGGCTGCCAGCAGTGGCACCGCATCGAGGCAATAGCGCGGATAATTCTCCCGAAAAATCTCGGTGAACCGTTCGGTCGCATCGTCGTCATCAGCCGCGATGACCAGACCGCGCGCCCCACGGTGCAACAGATCTCTGATCTCCGGCAGTGCGTCGGTCTCACGCGCCGAATCCGCGAGCTCGGCGACCATCTCCGGTTCCACGAAAACGCCGACGCCCGCGGCGTTCCCGGCCGGTCTCGCAGTCAACAGCCCGAGCCGGGGCCCGGTGCGCTCGATCACCTGGTTGGTGCCGACGGTGGTCGCGTATCGCACCACCTCGGTGCCGCGCAGCAGCTCTGCGACGCCGACGCCGATCGCTTCGGCGGCCGCTGCGAGCACGGCACGAAAGCACACCAAGAGATCGTGCGGTGTGGTCAGCGTCTTCACCGTGTGGACCTGACCGTCGTGGAGGATGAACCCGTCGGTGAATGTCCCGCCGGTGTCGATACTGATCGTCGTTGCAGCCATTGGATCCTTTCGCTGCGGTCGTCGCGATGTTCGTGAGATCAACCCTGCTGGGCGGTCTGGGCAGCGACAATGTCCTTCCCGACCACAGTGCGGTGGTGCCAGCAACCAATCGCTGCGCTGAGCCCAAACCTTGTGCGCTCCCACGCAGGTTCTGTGCGCTCAGCGGAAAGCACGCCCCGCTGCGTGGTGCCAGCATCGGGGGGTATGAGTACCCCTACCGTCACCCCGGAAGTGGGTCGCGACGACACCGAGTCACAGCCGTGGCGGTGGCTGTCGGCGTGGATCGCCGGCGAGCACGATGCCATTCTCGATCGGCTCACCGAGGAAGTATTGGGAGAACTGCCCGAACTCGCGTTCGCGCCGCAACGCCCCGAGGTCCACGTCCGCGAAGCCATCGGCGCCCATGTTGGCACGTTGCAACAAGTACTCGGCCAGCCGGGTGAGATGAGTCCGGTGATCATGCCCGCGGTCTTTGACGACTACACCCGGCGATTGGCCCGCGATGAAACTCCGGCGCTGTCGGTGCTGCTGCGTTCCTTCGACAAGGTCCACGCCAACTTGTGGGGTCAGCTGCTAGCGGCCATGCGTAGCCCACAGCGCCGCATTGCGTCGCGGGAGCGCGCGGACCTCCTCGAGTTCGCATCGGCACGGCTGTTCCAGTACTTCCATTCGGTCAGTTCCCAGACCGCGCGCGCCTATCAGGCCGCACGCTCGTTGCACCAGATGCGCAACGCAGGCGCGCGCCACGAACTGGTCACCCGAATACTGGCCGGTGAACTCGAACAGGGCGAGGCCGAAATATTGTTGCGCCACGAGTTCAATACCCCCCAAATCGGTTACGTCGCAACGTTCGACGACCCCTCCCTGGCCGACCGGTTAGCCACCACACTCTCGCACCTCGGCGGACGGATCGGGGCACGCAATCACTTGGCGATGCGCGGACCCGACGGCTGCTACGGCTGGTTCAGTGGCTGGTTGAGTCCGCCGCGGGAAGACTGGAGCGAGACGCTGCGCGACCTACCGACGCCCGATTCGGTGGTGCTGTGCCTGGGTGCTCCGCATGAGGGTCTATCCGGTTTCAGGCAGACCCGTTCCGAAGCGCACGAGGGCCACCGCGTCGCGGCCGCCCTATCGCGCCGCGGTGTGGTGTTATTCGAGGAGGTCGCCCATCTCGCCTTGGCCACAAGGGATCTGGCGGCAGCTCGCATCCTGGTCGAGCGTGAACTCGGCCGGCTCTTTGCCACCGACGAAGCCACGTCGCGACTGCTCGACACCTTGCGGGTCTACCTCGACACGCTGGCCAGTCCGACCAGGACCGCGCGCCGGATGTACATCCATCCCAACACCGTGATCAAGCGGCTGGAACGGATCGAGGAGTTCCTCGGCCGGCCAATCAGCCCGAACAGCCTGAACCTCCGGATGGCGGTCGAGTTGGCGCCGCTGGTCCGGGCCCAATGACCCCAAGCGCAAACCGATTACGACTTCTTCGCCATGGCCTCGCGCGTCATCTGGCCCAGCTGGTCTGCCCGGGCCGGCAGTTTCACAACCTGCGGAAGCAGCCCGTCCTCGAACTCGTCGACGAGCGACTCCAGGGCGGCGGCGGGGTCCTCGGCGTGGTCGATGCGGACATCCCAGAGCGGGTACTCCTCGGTGTCCACGACATAGATCGCGCCCGACAGGGAGCCTTTTGTGTCTGCGCCGGTGGCCTCGCCGGCCTGGAGGGCACGCAGCAGTCTATGGGCGAGGTCGAGGTGCTGGTTATCGTAGAAGGCGTCCAGCGTCGCCTCCAGCGTCTCGATTCCGACCAGCCGGTTTCCCTGCGCGACGGCGCTGCCCCGCTGCAGGTGCCCGGACCAGTCCTCGGTCCGGGCACCGCTCCAGGCAGCCGTGTTCCCCTGGGCGTCGACCACACCGACCTGACGGTAGTCCCGTCCGTCGTCGCGGCTGATCACCTCCTCGAGCGCCTGCTGGGCGGTCTGTCCCGTGGTCATCAGTTCGAGACCGTCCAGGGCCAGGTACGGGTTCATCATGGCTTGAGACGCCGCAGCGCCGACACCCGCGCGAGCGTGCGAGACGAGCTTGCCGACGCCGAGCATGGCCGTGATGGCGCCTACGCCCAGTTGCCCGGTGGCGGGATCATACGCACAGATAGAGAAGGTCACCGATGTCCTTTCGTCGGTAACCCTCGTTCCCGTCCGCTGTGGTATCGAAACCCGAAAGCGCGGGACTTGCCTAGTTGCCGGGGCGCTCCAGGATCGTCACGGCGCACACCGCGTTGTCGTTGCCGATCACCCCGCCGCCGTTCTCAGCCAGCCCGAAGCGGGGGTTGGCGACCGCGTTGCCGCCGGCCTCGCCCCGCAGTTGGATAGCGATCTCGTTGAGCATCATCAACCCGGTGGCACCGATCGGATGCCCGCGCGAGACCAACCCGCCCGACGCGTTGACCGGCAGCTCACCGCCGATAGCGGTGGCACCAGATGCGGTGAACTCGCCGCCCTTGCCGCGCTTGCAGAAGCCAAGATCCTCGAGGATATGGATTTCAGCGAACGAACTCGCATCGTGCAACTCGACCAGGTCGATGTCCGCCGGCGTCAGAGCCGCGCTCCGGAAGGCACGACGCCCGGCGATCACTGGTGCGCGGTCGTCCTCCCAGGAGGTGTCGAAGACCCCGCACGCAACCTCGCTGGCCCGCACTCGCACAGCCCGCTCCCGCACCTCGGCCGGGCAGCTGTCGAGGTAGGACTGCGAGCAGACCAGCGCGGCGGCGGCACCGTCGCCGACGGGCGCGCACATTGCCCGGGTCAGCGGATCGCTGACCATCCGGTCCTCGAGCACCTGTTGGGCCGTCAGGGGGAACTGGTACTGGGCGCGCGGATTGTGCACTGAGTTGGCGTGGTTCTTGGCTGCCGCGATGGCGAGTTGCTCCGGGGTCGTTCCGTAGGCCCGCATGTGGGTGTGCGCCCACATCCCGTACAGGTCCATCGCCAAACTGCGTTCCGGGGCGTTCTCGAACTTCATGCCGTTGGCCGCGGCCGTGCGTTCGTAAAGATCGCGCCACGACTGCGGTTCCAACCAGTCCAGCGCACCTTCCATGCCCCGCAACGCGGCCCGTGGGTTCTCCGGGTCCACCATCTTCTCCACACCGATGGCCAAGGCCACCTCGCTGTGCCCGGACTGCACCTCGCGCAGCGCGTTGTTGAATGCCTGCGATCCCGCGGCGCAACCGCCTTCGACATTGGTGATGGGTGTACCGCGCGGGAGCAAGCCCTCGTTGACCAGCGGGCTGAAGCACAGCTGACCCTTGAGATACGGCTGCCCCTGGTTCTCCATCAGCATGTTGGAGAACCACACTGCACCAATCGCGTCGGTGTTCTCCAGCCGCGCGTCGGCGAGCACTCCGAGGTAGGCAGCGCGGGTCAGATCCTTGGGGCTCTGGTCGGGAAACTTGCCGACATTGGTCGCGTAGACCCCCAGTATGTAGGTGTTCATATCGGTTATCGTCCTTCGAATACGGGTGCGCGCTTCTCGGTGAAAGCTGTCAGACCCTCGTGGAAATCTTTGCTGCTCATATGGTTTCGTAGCAGTAGCATTTCGTGGCGTAGCGCCAGGGCCTCGCTGTGGTCCAGTGCTGCGTTGGCCACTTCCTTCATCCCCTGCAACACCAGCGGGCTCTTGTCGGCAAGCTTGTTGCAGTACTGCTCGACCGTGGTCCGCAACTGGTCATCAGGCACCACCTGGTACACCATCCCCCACTCCCGCATGGTCTCTGCCGATACCGAATCACCGCTGAACAACAGCGCTTTGGCACGCTGCGGAGCGATACGACGCGGGAGCACGGCAGCCCCGCCGCCGCCGGGCAGCAGCCCGTACTTGGCATGACCGTCGGCAAAGGTGGCGCTCTCGGCCGCGAAGAGCACATCGCAGAACAGCAACAGCTCAAAGCCCCCGGCCACGGCCGGTCCGTTGACCGCGGCGATCACCGGCTTCGGGCAGTTGCGTAGCGCGGTGAACGCCGGAACGCTGGTGGCCACACCGTCTGGCCCGTCCGTACCTTCCTCGAGCTCGCCGAGCACGAACTTGAGATCGCCGCCTGCGCTGAATGCGCGGCCGGCTCCGGTGAGCGCGACCACGCGCACCTCCGGGTCGTCCGTGGCCGCCTCCAACGCATCCCGCAGCGCATTGAGCAACTCGCTGTTGAGCGCGTTGAGGACCTCGGGCCGGTTGAAGCACAACCACTGCACCCGGCCGTCGCGATGGGTTTCCAAAATTTTCGACATGAGGTTGATGGGCTCCTAGTGGCGGGCGCGCAGCCCGGCATCCAAGCTGATGCAGGTGGCGTTGAAATAAGAATTGGTGATGATGTGCTCGACCAGACGACCGATCTCCGGCGGATCGCCCATCCGCTTGGGATAGAGCACCGACTCCTGCAGTGAGGTCAAAACCGTCTCAGAGATCTCACCGACCATCCCGGTCTGGAACACGCCGGGGACCACTGATACGCAGCGGATCCCCTCGCCGGCAAGATCGCGGGCAATCGGCATGGACATACCGACGACACCGGCCTTGCTGGCGGCGTAGGCGACGGTGCCACGGGTGCCGTCCCAGGCCGCACCGGAGGCGATGTTGACCAAGACACCCCGCTCGGTGGTCTCCGGGTCAGGCTGGTTGGTCACCATCTGGGCGGCCGCGAACCTGATCACGTTGAACACCCCGGTGAGGTTGACGTCGATCACGCGCTGCCATACCTCGAGGCTGTGCGGGATGCCTTTGGACACCGTTTTCATCATCGACGGAATGCCCGCGCAGTTGACCGCGGCATGCACGGTGCCGAACCGCTCGGTGGCGATCCGCACCGCCGTCTCGACCTGATCGGCGTCACTGACATCGGTGGGCAACGCGATGGCTCCCTCGCCCAGTTCGGCGGCCGTCTTCTCCAGCGGCTCCTCGATGACGTCGAGCAGCACCACATTGGCGCCTGCCTCGTGCAGGGTTCGCGCGGTGGCGCGGCCCATGCCGGACCCGGCGCCGGTCACGATGGCGCAGCGGCCGTCCAATTTCATTGTTGTGCTCCTTGTTTGGTGAGTTGCGGCAGTTCCGCCGCATCAGCCAGGCCCTGCTGCCTCAGTTTGTATTTCTGGACCTTGGCGGTTTCGGTCTTGGGTAGTTCGTCGACGAAGCGGACGTAGCGTGGTATCGCGAAGCGCGGCAAAGATTCCGCGCAGACGGTGGCGATCTCGTCAAGGCTCGGCGGGCGGCCCGGCTCGCTGACCACCGCGACGGCGATCTCGTCCTCACCGAACTCTGACGGCACCGGGTAGGCACCGCATTCCACCACGCCGGTGATCGTGTTGACCGCATCCTCGACGGTGCGTGGCGAGATGTTCTCACCGCGGCGACGGATCATTTCCTTGAGCCGGTCGACGTAGTAGACGTATCCGTTCTCGTCGACCCGGCCCGCGTCTCCGGTATGGAACCAGAAGTTACGGATCACCTTCAGAGTCTCTTCGGGTTGGTTCCAGTAGCCGCTGGACATCGCCCACGGCTCCTCGCAACTGATGCAGAGTTCGCCAACCTCGCCGGGAGGCAGTTCGCGGTCGTACTCGTCGACGATGCGAACCCGGTACGGCTCGACCGGCCGGCCGCAGGAGCCGTGGGGTACGGCGCCGTCGGCCGAGTTCAGGATCGGAATGTTGATCTCGGTGGCGCCGTACATCTCGAAGATCGGGATGTCGAACCGTTGCGCGAAGGCTGAAATCATCGTCTGCGGAGCCGGGACGATCAACGCCCGGGTGATGTCGTTGGTTCGATCTTCAGGCGACTCTGGTTGAGCAAGTAGAAAATGCGCCATCGACACCACCATGTGCGCCACGGTCGCCCGGTGCCGGCGGGCCTGCTCCCAGAAGTTGCTCGCACTGAACTTGCGGACCACCACCAGCCGGGTGCCCGACAGCAGGCACGCGCCGACGTTCATGTACTTGCCGCCCCCGTGGAACAGCGGCAGCACGGTGATCAAGGTGTCGTCCGGTGTCAGCCTCAGTGCCCGCACGGTGCGCTCGCCCATGCGCACCGTGGCGCGATGCGGCAGTACCGCGCCCTTGGGCAGGCCGGTGGTACCGGACGTGTACATGATCGACGCGGTGTCCGGCCCCAACGCCGAGGTTCTCACGGCCGCACCGGCGCTCGCGATGATCGTGTCCAGCACGTCGGGACCGGTGGCCGGCATACCGCATTCCGGCAGCACCTCCACGATCAGGCCGCAGTTGCCTTCGGGCAGCGCTTCTTCGATGGCATCTCGCCGTCGAGCGTCGATGACCGCCGCCTTGGGCGCGGCATCGTGTAGGACGTGACGCAGGCTTGCGCCCACCAGGCCCGGGTTGATCGGCACCTCGACAGCACCGATCTTGCTGAGCCCCAACATCACATAGACGGCCCGAACGTCGTTGGGAACCAACGTCATCACCCGGTCGCCGGCGCCTACCCCGCGGTCACGCAGCGCAGCGGCGACCGCCGAGGCGCGCTGGTCGAGCTCACGGTAGGTGACCTCGAGGCCGTCGTCCTGCACAATGCACACCCGGTCGGGGTCGTAGGCGGCCCAGCGTTCGACGACCGCGCTCAGCACCGAGTCGAGGATGTCGAACTCCCCAAGCGGCGACGTGTTCACTACACCTCCCCCGACAGCACCGGCGACTCGATGCGCTGCGAATCCGCAGTGTGCAGACACGACCGGCATTTGACGACGCGCAGCCAGCCGCGGTAGTCGACCACGCGGTAACGGGATAGCGGTCGCACGCCGCAGCGTTCACACGCCTCGTCGACGTCCTCGATCGCCTCGCTGATGAACAGTTCCGTTGGCTGAGGGAAAATCTTCATGGCTTACTCCTCCAGAAAGCAGCGTCGGGTCAGGAGCCCGCGGTCACGATGTCGTTGCGGATATCGCGCGCAATCGCGTTCGGATCGCGCCG from Mycolicibacterium sp. MU0053 includes:
- a CDS encoding AMP-binding protein; protein product: MNTSPLGEFDILDSVLSAVVERWAAYDPDRVCIVQDDGLEVTYRELDQRASAVAAALRDRGVGAGDRVMTLVPNDVRAVYVMLGLSKIGAVEVPINPGLVGASLRHVLHDAAPKAAVIDARRRDAIEEALPEGNCGLIVEVLPECGMPATGPDVLDTIIASAGAAVRTSALGPDTASIMYTSGTTGLPKGAVLPHRATVRMGERTVRALRLTPDDTLITVLPLFHGGGKYMNVGACLLSGTRLVVVRKFSASNFWEQARRHRATVAHMVVSMAHFLLAQPESPEDRTNDITRALIVPAPQTMISAFAQRFDIPIFEMYGATEINIPILNSADGAVPHGSCGRPVEPYRVRIVDEYDRELPPGEVGELCISCEEPWAMSSGYWNQPEETLKVIRNFWFHTGDAGRVDENGYVYYVDRLKEMIRRRGENISPRTVEDAVNTITGVVECGAYPVPSEFGEDEIAVAVVSEPGRPPSLDEIATVCAESLPRFAIPRYVRFVDELPKTETAKVQKYKLRQQGLADAAELPQLTKQGAQQ
- a CDS encoding enoyl-CoA hydratase/isomerase family protein; this translates as MSKILETHRDGRVQWLCFNRPEVLNALNSELLNALRDALEAATDDPEVRVVALTGAGRAFSAGGDLKFVLGELEEGTDGPDGVATSVPAFTALRNCPKPVIAAVNGPAVAGGFELLLFCDVLFAAESATFADGHAKYGLLPGGGGAAVLPRRIAPQRAKALLFSGDSVSAETMREWGMVYQVVPDDQLRTTVEQYCNKLADKSPLVLQGMKEVANAALDHSEALALRHEMLLLRNHMSSKDFHEGLTAFTEKRAPVFEGR
- a CDS encoding thiolase family protein; the encoded protein is MNTYILGVYATNVGKFPDQSPKDLTRAAYLGVLADARLENTDAIGAVWFSNMLMENQGQPYLKGQLCFSPLVNEGLLPRGTPITNVEGGCAAGSQAFNNALREVQSGHSEVALAIGVEKMVDPENPRAALRGMEGALDWLEPQSWRDLYERTAAANGMKFENAPERSLAMDLYGMWAHTHMRAYGTTPEQLAIAAAKNHANSVHNPRAQYQFPLTAQQVLEDRMVSDPLTRAMCAPVGDGAAAALVCSQSYLDSCPAEVRERAVRVRASEVACGVFDTSWEDDRAPVIAGRRAFRSAALTPADIDLVELHDASSFAEIHILEDLGFCKRGKGGEFTASGATAIGGELPVNASGGLVSRGHPIGATGLMMLNEIAIQLRGEAGGNAVANPRFGLAENGGGVIGNDNAVCAVTILERPGN
- a CDS encoding SDR family NAD(P)-dependent oxidoreductase; this encodes MKLDGRCAIVTGAGSGMGRATARTLHEAGANVVLLDVIEEPLEKTAAELGEGAIALPTDVSDADQVETAVRIATERFGTVHAAVNCAGIPSMMKTVSKGIPHSLEVWQRVIDVNLTGVFNVIRFAAAQMVTNQPDPETTERGVLVNIASGAAWDGTRGTVAYAASKAGVVGMSMPIARDLAGEGIRCVSVVPGVFQTGMVGEISETVLTSLQESVLYPKRMGDPPEIGRLVEHIITNSYFNATCISLDAGLRARH
- a CDS encoding PucR family transcriptional regulator; this translates as MSTPTVTPEVGRDDTESQPWRWLSAWIAGEHDAILDRLTEEVLGELPELAFAPQRPEVHVREAIGAHVGTLQQVLGQPGEMSPVIMPAVFDDYTRRLARDETPALSVLLRSFDKVHANLWGQLLAAMRSPQRRIASRERADLLEFASARLFQYFHSVSSQTARAYQAARSLHQMRNAGARHELVTRILAGELEQGEAEILLRHEFNTPQIGYVATFDDPSLADRLATTLSHLGGRIGARNHLAMRGPDGCYGWFSGWLSPPREDWSETLRDLPTPDSVVLCLGAPHEGLSGFRQTRSEAHEGHRVAAALSRRGVVLFEEVAHLALATRDLAAARILVERELGRLFATDEATSRLLDTLRVYLDTLASPTRTARRMYIHPNTVIKRLERIEEFLGRPISPNSLNLRMAVELAPLVRAQ
- a CDS encoding DUF1028 domain-containing protein, yielding MTFSICAYDPATGQLGVGAITAMLGVGKLVSHARAGVGAAASQAMMNPYLALDGLELMTTGQTAQQALEEVISRDDGRDYRQVGVVDAQGNTAAWSGARTEDWSGHLQRGSAVAQGNRLVGIETLEATLDAFYDNQHLDLAHRLLRALQAGEATGADTKGSLSGAIYVVDTEEYPLWDVRIDHAEDPAAALESLVDEFEDGLLPQVVKLPARADQLGQMTREAMAKKS